TTCAGTGATCATTTAAAGCTAGGTTTTCTTGGGAGTTTGATAATGATATAtgcacatgcatgctaagttgcttcagttatgtcccactctttgtgaccccatggatcctagcccaccaggatcctctgtccatgggattctccaagcaagaatactggagtgggttgccatgttctcctccaggggatcttcccaacccagggattgaacgcgggtctcttacgtctcctgctttggcaggcaggttctttaccactaggaccacctgggaagccccaggaatgacatatacacattgctatatttaaaatagataactaacaaggacctactgtatagcacagggaattctgcgcAATCCTCTCTAATcacctaagtgggaaaagaatttgaaaaagaatagatacatgtacatgtataagtgaatcattttgctacccctgaaactaacacaacattgttaattatataaagtaaaaattttaaaataaacttgaaataaaaacaaaaacaacaacaaaaaaacagggcttccccggtgtaTCCATCTGTAagcaacccacctgccaatgcaggagacacaggttcaatccctagtctgggaagatcccacaagccacagagcagctaagccggtgcaccacaactactgaacctgagcTCTCGAGCCCAcgcgctgcaactgctgaagcgcatgtgccctggagcccacgctCTGAAACGAGAAGCCACCgcggtgagaagcctgtgcactgcaaccacAGAAGAGCCTgcacagcactgaagacccagcacagccaaaaataaacaaatgaaatttaaaaacataaaaataaaataaagctcgTTCCTATGTGTATTACCATCTGGATGGCAAAAACAGACTTGAAATGAGTTCATCCTCAAGTTGTGATAGTCCAACTCAACTTCCCAGAGTTGGATAAAGAATAAGTTAACCTGTTTTCTTATGTCGGATGGAAATAAGATAACTAACAGAAAGGCAGAAGTAAAAGTCCTGACCACATGAACCTACTGAAGGTTCACCCCTCCCTGGAGTCAGGCCAGCTGTGTTCCTGGAGAGAATCTTCTGTTTGATTTGCCTCGTAGCATATACTTGGCACTTTGCCCAAAATCCACTGACTACATACTTTGAATTACAGATTTTGAAATATATCGGATTTAAACAGCAAATCACCTGAGATCAAATTCATGGAAATATACTCGAATCAAagagtggtttttatttttggtggggGGGCAGTGCTGTGGAAAACAGAACCGAAGGACCTGTTTTGGTGGATTAAGTGCGTGTGTGCCCAAGTTCCACCCTCATTAGCTGTGTGATGCTGACAAGTTATTTAAGCTCTCTGGGTTTCTACTCATCTGGAAATTAGGAACAATGCTCACATATATTTTCGAGAACGACTTGAGAGTGTTAATATAAAAAACAAGACTCACAGCGAGCACTCTCTAAACCTTAATAAGAAcaaaatatggtacatatatgTTTTTCCAGATTTCTACACTTTCTGAATCTGAAAAACCActgcttttataatcagaaaagaatGATAAACCAGTTttgctttgttgctgttttttactTTAAAGTAAAAATGAGCTGAAAAGATAGCGAAACAAACAGATGTCATCTGTTTTTAGAGGAGCCTGTTTTTATTTGGAGTAGCAACAACGTGTAACCCCTTGGGGTATCTAACCACAGACTGTAGGAACACATAGAATGGTGAGTTCTGTACTGGTATCTCCTGCTACCCTGGCTCTACAAACTTAGATCCCAAAATAGAGGAGTTAGGTCACACTGCTTCCAGTTTTCCCGCCCCTCTCCAAAGCAGTCTTCTTCATCAAGTGCAAAAGCCTGGATCTCCAGcaacaaattaaagaaatagaacaagCCCATCCCAGGGCTTCTTTAAATATTCAGATAAACCCATGTGCCCCTATCAGTTAAATTAAGCTTTCCTAAGAAAAAGTAAGTCAATTAGTTCAAAATGTGGGTTAGTGCTTCTGGGTATTtaaaaggggattttttttttctttctttcttttttagttcaTTTAGAAACAGCCACGGGGCAGGCACATACCTACTCCTCTGCACGTCCTGTGAATTGCCACCACATACCTAGATACTAGGCTATCTAGACCTTCAAAATCTGGTCCTTAAACTTTCCCCAAGTCCTGAAGATATTGCAATACCAGCTTTAAAATGTATCTTGCTTTGCCTTTTTAGTTCATATACTTTATCTTCACCTTCTGACAAATTACTGATATTTGTCAAAGGGTGCTTGGCATTGCTGTAGAACATGAGAAGACAGGATTCTAGCCTAACTGaacttcttccttctttcattcaacTAATATTCTCTAAATGTCTGTAAACAAAGGGCAAGTGTCCAAGTCACAATGAAATGTAGTTCCGGAGCACACTTGGTGACATATCTTACAAAACTCATTTGTCCAAATGGTTCAGATGAAATAAACCAAACTTTACCAAAACACAAATACAATTAGATATTTCTCATGAAGATGAATTTCTGGAAGCAGTTTCTGGGTCATAGAATATGAACATTTTCGTGGCTTTTGAGAGGTTGCCTACTTGCTTTCTTAAAAGGCTATCTTAATTGATATTGACAATAAAATACATGAGAATAACATTTTCATACCAACATTTGGGGATAAAGTGatgacatttttgttgtttgttttgttttgcttttactaaTTTAATAAGTTATTTTTTTGGCATATAGCTAATAGTTTCATGAATATCTTATCTTCTGAGACAACTGTAATAACTCTTCCATTATATAAgatatggaggagggcatggcaatccactccagtattcttgtctggagaatctcatagacagaggagcctggcaggctacagtccatggggtcacaaagagtgcaacccaactgaagtgacttagcacatgtaaGATATATACATTAGTTATGTGACATTAACACatatcttaatttccttttccactTTAATTAGTATTGTAATGGTATTGAAATAAGTGTTATTTAATAATAGGACTAACATCCACTTCGATCCTACAAgctctttaaatataaatgactaGAAGAGAAATTActatcattattaattttatgtttgacTTAACTTTGACAGCCTTTACATTTGACTTCATTATTAGCCAAGAGGAGTTTCATTATCAGAATattataacaaagagaaatagCATGCTCTTAGGCTCTACAAAAACATTATTCTCTTATGGAAAACTACATTCCTTTAAGATATTATTTGTTTTACAAACAGCCTAGGAGACTGGTAGGTGATTATTAGGTAGAAAGATCAAGAATTATAGTTACCAGGTGgcaattagaaacaaaaaattcTACTCCTGTGAATCACTGTGGTAAATTCACTctgacctattttttttttttttttttttttttttttacaaaacatcAAAGATAAAAATAGGTAAAATCCTTCTTACTCCCTAGAGAGTAATGTGGGACAACCTAGGATTTCAACAGAAAACACCTAATTCTGGTCTGATTGGGTTTGTGGGCATTCCTTTTGTCTCTAAAATCTTCACCATCATTTCTTCTAAGACACGAATGGGTCTCTACTTACAACAGCCCTGGAAAATCATCCCAGTATTTTAGGTGCCATGTGATAAAGGTGACAGCTTCTTAGGCTACTCTGCTCACAGTCCAAGGTCTTGGTGTAGTCCTATTCTAACTCTCCAAGATTCCCAAATCGGATGACACAGAGAAGTATTTTAGTGATAGGGAATTGTTCCCTTGaagatttgtattttttattttcattctttggtTCCTAGAAGCTGATTGTGGCAAGCCACTTAAGATTGGGCTACAGAGCCAAAGTTTCCTGACCTACAGAGGTCTCAGAGAGCTTGGCAAGCGGCTTAATCTTTGGGAGCCCTTCTGGCTctggttttcttatttatattcaaGCCTGGAAATACTAGAGTCTTAGTAACTAAGAGCTAACAgttgaatgttttcatttcaaaacgaatcactttgccgacaatggtctgtataatcaaagctatgatttttccagtagtcatgtacagatgtgagttggaccattaagaaggcttagcacctaagaactgatgctttcaaactatggtgctggaggagacttttgagagtcccttggacagcaaggagatcaaaccagacaatcctaaaggaaatgaaccgtgaatattcattggaaggactgatgatgaagttccaatactttggctacctgatgtgaagagctgactcatcagaaatgaccctgatgctgggaaagattgagggcaggaggagaaggggatggcagagaatgagatggttagatggcatcaccgacttgatccacaggagtttgagcaaaccgttggagatggtgaaggacagagaagcctggtgtgctgtaggctatggggtcacaaagaatcagacatgccttagcaattgaacaactgCTCTATGAACTTTTGTGGTGGTTAGCTCTCACCCCACACATAAATATTTGCatgtttattgagtgtctactggTACCAGCCACTCTGCTAAAATACACTAAGGAACTGTACTGGAAATGAACCAGAGATGAGGTGATATAGGACACAGTTTCTGCTCTTACAGAGTTTTCTTCCACATCATACAGTTAGATTACATGGATTCTATTTTCATCTGAGTTCGAAAAAACATTATTCAAGATGATTTTCAATTAAATTCAGCAGAATTTAGTAGTAAAACTCTGaaacaaaataagtgaaaatagttttgatttgaattcaCATTTAACCTTCAGACTGCTTTATAAATCTTTTAGTAATCAAATCCAGAAAGCATGACTTTAAAAGGAGAAACTAAAAACAGTGATgaaataaaagttcagttcagttgctcggtagtcaccaactctttgcaaccctatgaactgtagcacaccaggcttccctgttcatcaccaactcctggagcttgctcaaactcaagtccatcgcgtcagtgatgccatccaaccatctcatcctctgttgtccccttcttctcctgccttcaatctttcccaacagtgatgaactgatttctttttatgACCTCCGCCCTCAAGAACACACAACATTTCTTGAATTTACCCACTTAAATCCTCCCCAGCTCATATCTCTTGTAGCTACCTGCATTCCCCGGTCCCTTACTCCTGCAAATAACTTCCtacaatgtggtccactagagcgGGAATCAATTGCAAGGAAATATTAAACCAAAGCAGTCATTATGTTCACTTTAACTTGTAAATATTACTGCAGACAGTAATGTTGTCATATAGTTACTTTTCATcctacaaaaattttttaatatagaaattcAGACTCATGGTATTTCAGATGTTTCCCCAAAATGTTTATTCCTTTACACAGGGGCTAACTAAACACATatcctattcattcattcatggtgAACAACTGGAGTGTCCCGAGCACTAACCTAAACGACAAAGATATACTGATGTAGGAGAGGAAACATATAAAAAGCAACTACATTATTATATAACAGATAAGGTCAGAAGACTGCAATCAGAGTTGAATATGTTTCTTTATGGCACAAACTCAGAAAGTATGGACTGAATGGGAGTAAGTAGGTGGgttagaaaatgaagagaaaacatttgtaaTTTTTCCTTCCAAAACAACCGTGCCACTACTTTCAAGTAATCTAAGAAATGGAGAAGCACAAATATATATGTGatactttataataataataaagagacagaaaatgtgGAGTTGAATCTTGTGAATCTTGTTGAAGTTGTAAACCTCTTAGGGTAGCTGACAGTTAAATAATTGCAATAAATGCTCTATAGAGTGCTGGAATTGTCTTTTATATGAAGAAGCTGTATGTTTTCTATGTACAGAAGCTATCCTGCACAAGAAATAACCATCTTTACAAGGAAGGAGAGGCAGCTGTCAGTTTCAAGTGGTGAGCTAAATGGAATTCATGGTAGGGCAAAATCAAAGTGGAGGAAGGGAGGCTGGGCTCATAGGCAGAAGATAACCAATATTGCTTCCCCAgcaaaataataagaagaaaggTCTTCTGATCCTCTCAATTTGGAATTGTGTGTGAACCACAGGATGTTTTTAAGGGATCATTTATTAAAGCTAGAATTGAACTCCTTTATGAACTCAGATGTAATTCTGTGTTATTGGGTTTTAAAAATCAAGCAACATTTGGGGAAGGAGTCGGTGTGTATGTgtttggggtgggtgggggagggtgtcGTTGGTGAACAGATTTATAACTGCTTGGTTTTCCTGGGTGCTCTTCCTGGTAAATACTCTTAAGTATTATCCTGAAGAGGTCTTTCCCAATATTTGATGAAGTATCATTATGGGCAAAGAATTCTGGTAGCGTTTCAGGAGCCGATGCCACGAAGCCGATTCCCAGTCGCCAGATAATCAGACCAACGCGTACTTTCCAAGGTGCGTTTTTTCGTATCCAGTATTAGCTGGGGTCCTGACCGTTGTTTGCAAAATATCCAGGCAGCCTCAAAAGCTGCTGTTTTCCCAACTCCGTTAAAAAGTTATTTGCacttggggtttttttggttctgctcttccccacccccgccccctggtTTTTGCCAGTAGAGACCTGCCCTGGGGGCGATTTTGTCCTGGGAGcacaaaactattttcttttctggaaataaGTTGACGTCAACTGGGAGCTGTTTTTGGTTGCTTTGTTTCCCGGAGCGTCCAACCCAGCACATCGCCTTCGGCAAATTGCGAGCAATTCAAAGCAGCTCGCCCAGCGGGGAGGGGAGCCGGGGCGGAGGGAGTGGGGGGCACCCCTGCCGCCCGCAGAAGTGGGGGACCTTGGGAAGCTGCTCCGCCCCTGGAGTGTGGGTCCGAGTCCCCGGAGCGCAGCCAACACGGCCCCTGGGCCCCTGGGCTCACTGAATCTGCGGTGAGGACCGCCGAGCGGGGAGTAGCCCCTGGCGGGGAACTTGCCGGGCGCCCATTTGAATTCTCCGCAGGGGCTGAAATGCCGGGCCGGAGGGCTCCGGAGGCCCCCAAACCTGGGAGCATCCCGGGACAAAGGGCCAGCCCTCCGGAAGTAGCCGGTGCGGATGATGTGTGCCAGGTCGTATGCGCGGGACCGCGGGTGCGACTAGCTTCTCTGCCTACTGCCTTGGGCTCCCTTCTATACATCCCCAGCACAGTGGCGTTTGGACACAGCCCACCGCACCTCGGGGAAGATTCCCGAGGAGTGCTATCTCCGGATCCCAGTCCTCCCCGCACTCCCCAGAAGGTTCTCTGCAGAGAGGAGGACTGATgagagtgtgtggtgtgtgtttcaCCGAGAAGCGGGAgagtggggtgtgtgtatgtgtgtgtgtgtttccccgaGGAGCGGGAGGGGGCCCGCGAGGCAGTGACTTGCTCTAACTCGTTCACACCTGGCGCGGTTTCCCCAGAGCTCGGCGGCAGCGTCCAGGGCCGAGGCGGCGCGCGGAGGGCGAGACTGGTCGCTGGGGAGACACTGTCCACTCCCATTTTAGACGCCCACGCGGCCCAGAGACCtagtcttccttccttcctcttttcttcttcttcttcttttttaaaattacaaattgaCCCATGGGTTACTTTTCATGCGCTAGATTATAAACTGCCCTGAAAGCAAGACAGAGggcctggtgtgtgtgtttgtgtgtgtgtgttgggggcgggggcggggggattGTCGCAGGGAACTAGCAATTGAGTAGACCCTCCCAGCCCAGGTGCTGAGAATTCGGACTGAGATCCGAGGACGCACACGAAGGGCTGGAGAGGCAGCCTCATTCGCGGGCCGGCCTGGGACTCGGAGTTGACCAGCGCTCTAGGGGGACACACTCGGGCTCCCCGAGGAGGAGCGAGTTAGAAGGCGTTACAAAATCCGGAGATGGCCGCGGCTGTGCCTCCAAAGAAATGAGCCGAGGTCTCGGTGGGTCTGGGGGCGCTGCCCCCGGGCCCGGAGTCCTGGAGGCGGTGACAAGGACGTGCCCGGAGCCTGGGCGCTCCGTGGGCGGGCGTTTGGCTGGAAATGGGACAGTGTCTCCGATGGGAAAGCGGGACCCGGCGAGCTCTCTGGCCGCCTTTCCAGTTTCGGAGGTGCCCGCCCCCGCGCGCCGAAGGCAGCACAGCCCCGAGGGCGAACGAATGGCGGTTGGCAAACTTGGAACCAGAGCGCGCCCAGGATCCGAATTGCCGGAATCgtggcggcggcgggggcggctgAGACCCAAGTTTACTCTTTCCCGCCCACCGGCCCCCAGGGTCTTAGGGACTGGCGTTGCCCGCTCCGACCAGGCGGAGCGCCTCGCCGTCGGGAGTTGTGTTAGTTTGCTTCGAGGCAGGAGGGCGGTGGCCTgggcgggtggggaggggtcCCTGGGGTCCCGAGCGCCTCTCCCCCGCGTCTCCCCTCCCACTCGCCCCTCCCAGTCTTTCTGCCTTCGCTCCTTCCCCAGGCTGACTGGACCGGCGCGGACTTGCCCCAGACCTACGGGGAGCGCCCCAGGTCTTTAATGACAGCTTAAAAGTAGCTGTTGGAAAAGTCGAAAGGGATGAGGCTGACGTGGGGCGTGTTTCGCTCCTTTGCAAGAGTCGGAAAGAGAGCTGGGAGCCTTGCGGCTGGCCCCAGGCCCCCGCGCCTCGCCCCCAGCAAGTAGGTGGGGGAGCCGCCGCTGCCGCCAGCCCCATCCCGCTCCCAAGCCTCGCCCGCTGCGCCCTGGCCGCGGGCGCAGAGAGGGTGCGGGGCCTCGCTGTGCCTCCTCCACCCTGCTCATTAACCTGCCTGCTCCGCTCCGTTCCGGGAGGCCCCAGACACGGGCTTCTCGAAGCAGCATCCGCGGCGCGCCCGGTGCAGCCGCCTCCCCGAACCCCCGGCTCCGGGGGGCAATGAGGGGGCGGTGGAAGGGGCACTGCTCCTCGGGCATTACTTAGAGAAGCGAGACCGCCCCGCCCTCCCAGCCGGCCCTCCCTCGCTCCCGCCCGGGCCCGCGCGCCACTCAGCCAGAGGGTAAGTTGGGAGTGTTTCAGCCCCATCGAcagctctccctccccttccttcccccacccccccttCAAAGTTTTCTTcggagtggggagaggggtgggggaggaagagggTCCAGCCAGCCTCGGTCCTTACGCGCTGCCTGTCTAACGTACCCCCGCCTCCCTACCCCTCCATCCCCCGCGCGCCGCTACCCCTCCGGAGCCGCGCTCCGAACTGACAATTGGCGCGCGGCTCCTTTAAGAGCCCGGCTTTGCCTCCCGGTAGCTGAAGGTCATTAAACACAAAAGCTCTCAGCGCTGCGGTCCAATATAGCGCATGCGCCCTGCCCGAGGACTGGCAGAGAGACGGCAATATGGCGAGAATGCCTGGCAGCGGGGACTGTAACACCAGCGCAGGCGgcagcgccgccgccgccgccgccgagaaCAATGGGGAGCGGGGCGAGGGCGAGCGCGGGGTGGGGGGCCGCGGCCGCCGCCACGGCCGCCCGCACTACTGCAGCGcgggcgaggaggaggaggaagacgaggAGGAGGACGAGATCCAGGAGGTGCAGATAACGggggacgaggaggaggaggacggaggtggggggctggaggaggacgaggaggaggaggaggagatggggctGGACTGGGACGAGCCCCTAGAGCCCGAGGACTCGGCCGGGGAGGAGCTGGAGCCCGAGCCGGTCCATAGGATCAATATGGACCAGAGCGCCGCGCTGGAGCCTGAGGCGCCGCCGCGACTGTTGGCGCCCCGGGCCCGCGGCGGGCCGCCCGGGGCTGGCGCCGAGCTGGACCCCGACGTGCTGCAGCGCCCCGAGCGGGCCCGGCTGAGCGAGAACACCCGGCTGGCCACCCGCTATGCCGTGCGCATCTTCCGGGAATACCTGAGTGAGAAGGCGCAGAGCCCGGACTTCGAGACCATGGACAAGGGGGCGCTGTGCCGCGTGCTGCGCTCCTTCTACGCCGAGGCCCGCTCCAAGAGCGGCCAGCTCTACAGCAAGTCGTCGCTTATCAGCATCCGCAGCTCCCTCAACCGCTACCTCAACGAGCCCCCGTACTGCCGCACGCTCGACCTCACCAAGGACCCCGAGCTGCGCAGCGCCAACCTGACGCTGGCTGCGGTCATCCGCAAGCTCGAGGAGCAGGGCGCGGGGCCGGTGGTGCAGAAGCAAGCCATCACGCGCGCCGACCTGCGCAAGCTCTACACCTCCAGCGTCTTCAGCACCAACACGCCCTTCGGGCTGCTCAACAAGGTCTGGTTCGAGACGTGCATGTACTTCTGCACGCGCGGCCGCGAGAACCAGCGCGAGCTGGAGGAGGACTCCTTCGGGCTGGCCATGGACGAGGATGGCCGCAAGTTCGTCTACTTCAAGTCCCTCGGGCCCTACCACAAGTCGCGCTCGTCGTCGTGGAGCAAGAAGCGCGCCGAGAGCAGCGACGAGGAGAACTTGCCGCGCATGTACGAGACGGGCACCGAGTTCTGCCCCTATGCCAGCTTCGTCAAGTACTTGTCGAAGCGCAACCCCCTGTGCAAGGCTTTCTTCCAGCGGCCCCGGGACCACTGCAGCGAGGGCGATGTGACCTGGTACGAGAACAAAGCCATCGGCAAGAACTTGCTGGGCACGAGGATGCAGATGCTCTCCAAGGCAGCCAAACTCTCCAAGACCTACACCAACCACTGCATCGGCGCCGTCTCCATCGCCACGCTCAACAGCATCGCCGGCATCGGTACCAAACTGGGCTCGCCCGCCCCGCAGGGCTGCTACGCCGAGGCTCTCAACGGGGCGGCTCGCCACCACTCCCACCAGCCCCCCACccatccctcccaccaccaccgcccccagCCGCCCTCGCTGGGGAACACCTATATCCTCCCCAGAGACAGCCAGGTCGGGCCCGACGTGAAATCGGAGGCTGCGCCCAAGCGCGCCCTGTACGAGTCGGTATTCGGGTCGGGGGAGATGTGCGGTCCCTCTTCCCCTAAAAGACTTTGTATCCGCCCCTCGGAGCCTGTGGACGCGGTGGTGGTGGTTTCGGTGAAACACGACCCCCTGCCTCTTCTTCCAGAAGCCAATGGGCACAGAAGCAGCAATTCTCCCACAATAGTTTCACCTGCTATTGTTTCCCCCACCCAGGTAACCAAACCAAAGTCTATGCATGAAGTGTTTCTCTGGTACCACTGGAGACTACCGTGGGCTCACGCGGGCCTGggttggtggggggcgggggaagtTTTCCAAAGTAGCCGATAAGCTGAATCGGATGCGATTTCACTTTTAAAAGCTTAACTCTCTTGACGCTTTTCAGGAAAGTTTCCACCTAACCGTAAAGGCTTGGACAGGGCCAGCTAGCTAACACTCCCTCCTGCGCAGTAACGCTGAAAACTTCAGAGTTCACAGAACAAAAGGGTCGGCTCAACCCTCCATTGAATGTCTGGGTTTTAGACGGCAAAGCGTGCAGGAATACTGTGCCTGTAAATGAAGCAGTTACTTAAACTATCTTTGAATAAAGCAACGATTAAAATACTCTAGTACATATTCACACTAACTTATGAAGGTAAAAAAGCAGTTATAAATGATTATTTATAACTCAGACATGCCATTCCCACTTCCTGTAAGGGGCGGATTTTGGAGAGTGGTGGGTGAGTGCCAGTTTATATTGTGAGGTGTAGTTGAATGTAAAGCAACCGTTTGGAATGTCGTTTTCATCAATTAAGTCACTTGTTGATGGTTTGGAAAGGTAGTGTCTGTACTCCCAGCCAGTCTCCCAGTTGGAGCATGCTTTCTGTGCTGGGCTGTGTGGGCACTGGAACTTTGCTGTCTTTCCTAGCACCATGGAGCTGTTGGTCTAGGGCACAGTTAAGTGATGGCAAGATAGACCGTTGAGCTAACAGCAGATTAGAGTGGAAAGAACTCTGAAGTAAGCTAGCTCAGAAGCTGAGCCACCTCGGGTaaatcacttcacctctctgggcttcaggatCCTTAACAAAGATAAGGGAGCTGTTTAATTCAAAGTGGTTAGACTTCTGGGTTGAGATTAGACGTTCAACTGGGTATTTGTCTTACTGTTTTTCCTAGAAgaatatattcatattcttttaaagCTAGGTTCATCTTTTGGATACTGTGCTGTAGGAGCCAAAAAGCAGAGGTCCTTGGGGACCCTCCTCTCTTCTTCAGACAGGAGTAGCCCCTGGGTTTTTACAGCTTGGCCCTGAGTTTGGGGGTGTAGGGCAGGCCTTTCAAGGCACAGATGTCAGGTACCTCTATGCTTTTTCCAAAGTGGAAATTCCAGTTCTGGATAAACTGACCCTTTCAGATGTTTACTGGCTAATCAGCAAGCCTCAAGGCCAGCTGAGAAAGGGTTTGTGAATGGTGTTATAAACACCAGAGTTCTCTAAGCTACATGAGCCCCGGAGGCTGTGTGTCTTTCTGTGCTTGTAGTGCAGTTTCTGACAGACCACGAGGTGGTTTAGGGAGTTGGAAGGATGGAGACTTtggatttgctttttctttgaaagcagaagtaaatgatcAGATTCTTCTGATAAAACCCTTAAAATGTCCTGATTTCAAGTAGCGCCTAATTAATTAAGAGTTAAAAGCCTAAGAGAGTTTATTAAAGTACCTATCTGCTTGAAATAACAATGAAGCAGTTGGTCCCCTGGCGTCTTGTCTACTGATTTTTTGACTCTAGTGTCACATGGAATCCTGACTTAAGATCCACAAAAGATGAGGGACCTTTGTTTCgttggtttggttttgttctaAGAATTACAGCACTCTGTCACAGTCTTTTATTTTAACTGAGTGAGATCAGTCATTTCTATAAACCTGGACACTAATGCTTTTATTCTTGAGTTCTTGTTAGGTAGCTCCCAAGTTAAATATAGTTTGGAGTGTCCATATGTCCATATGTCGGTTATGTTATCACTATGCCTTTTAAACAGTATCTTAGCTAAGTCCTTTGCAGTTAAAACACTACAGAAAGTTTCTTTGCTTTCACTAATGTTAAAGTAAAAATCTTTTTCATCAGCATTAAGAAGTTTAAGGGAACTATTTAGTAACTTCTGTAGAAGCCCCTTCAAAAGTCTGAGCATTCTAAGTATGAGATGCATGTTCAATGTAAGTACAAAGCTGATATTAAACTTTTTCCTCCTGTATTTACTAAAATCAGTATTGAGGTTCAGGGCATTTCCTGGGGTTTAATGACTGGCTGGGGTTCCTGGCCTAAGGCATCACTTTAGTCAGCAGCTCCTCTGGCTGGTCATTAATCCACAGGAAATACCCTGTGTACCTCGAGCTTCAGTCATTATTACTTAATTATAAAACATAGGCTGTCTAACCTTAGTACAGGCTAGACCTTATCAAGTGGAGTCACACTGAATTCCACTAAGGGCTACTTGATGACACAGTGACACCCTGTTTGAGTCTTTCATCAAATCTGAAGTTTCTCAGCAAATGAAGAGCCTGTTACTGTAAATGCATTTACTCTTTTACTTCTTGAGGGTGTTGATAAGTGTATCACTTATGGGACTGGT
The Ovis aries strain OAR_USU_Benz2616 breed Rambouillet chromosome 23, ARS-UI_Ramb_v3.0, whole genome shotgun sequence genome window above contains:
- the KCTD1 gene encoding BTB/POZ domain-containing protein KCTD1 isoform X1, translated to MARMPGSGDCNTSAGGSAAAAAAENNGERGEGERGVGGRGRRHGRPHYCSAGEEEEEDEEEDEIQEVQITGDEEEEDGGGGLEEDEEEEEEMGLDWDEPLEPEDSAGEELEPEPVHRINMDQSAALEPEAPPRLLAPRARGGPPGAGAELDPDVLQRPERARLSENTRLATRYAVRIFREYLSEKAQSPDFETMDKGALCRVLRSFYAEARSKSGQLYSKSSLISIRSSLNRYLNEPPYCRTLDLTKDPELRSANLTLAAVIRKLEEQGAGPVVQKQAITRADLRKLYTSSVFSTNTPFGLLNKVWFETCMYFCTRGRENQRELEEDSFGLAMDEDGRKFVYFKSLGPYHKSRSSSWSKKRAESSDEENLPRMYETGTEFCPYASFVKYLSKRNPLCKAFFQRPRDHCSEGDVTWYENKAIGKNLLGTRMQMLSKAAKLSKTYTNHCIGAVSIATLNSIAGIGTKLGSPAPQGCYAEALNGAARHHSHQPPTHPSHHHRPQPPSLGNTYILPRDSQVGPDVKSEAAPKRALYESVFGSGEMCGPSSPKRLCIRPSEPVDAVVVVSVKHDPLPLLPEANGHRSSNSPTIVSPAIVSPTQDSRPNMSRPLITRSPASPLNNQGIPTPAQLTKSNAPVHIDVGGHMYTSSLATLTKYPESRIGRLFDGTEPIVLDSLKQHYFIDRDGQMFRYILNFLRTSKLLIPDDFKDYTLLYEEAKYFQLQPMLLEMERWKQDRESGRLSRPCECLVVRVAPDLGERITLSGDKSLIEEVFPEIGDVMCNSVNAGWNHDSTHVIRFPLNGYCHLNSVQVLERLQQRGFEVVGSCGGGVDSSQFSEYVLRRELRRTPRGPSVIRIKQEPLD
- the KCTD1 gene encoding BTB/POZ domain-containing protein KCTD1 isoform X2, which translates into the protein MARMPGSGDCNTSAGGSAAAAAAENNGERGEGERGVGGRGRRHGRPHYCSAGEEEEEDEEEDEIQEVQITGDEEEEDGGGGLEEDEEEEEEMGLDWDEPLEPEDSAGEELEPEPVHRINMDQSAALEPEAPPRLLAPRARGGPPGAGAELDPDVLQRPERARLSENTRLATRYAVRIFREYLSEKAQSPDFETMDKGALCRVLRSFYAEARSKSGQLYSKSSLISIRSSLNRYLNEPPYCRTLDLTKDPELRSANLTLAAVIRKLEEQGAGPVVQKQAITRADLRKLYTSSVFSTNTPFGLLNKVWFETCMYFCTRGRENQRELEEDSFGLAMDEDGRKFVYFKSLGPYHKSRSSSWSKKRAESSDEENLPRMYETGTEFCPYASFVKYLSKRNPLCKAFFQRPRDHCSEGDVTWYENKAIGKNLLGTRMQMLSKAAKLSKTYTNHCIGAVSIATLNSIAGIGTKLGSPAPQGCYAEALNGAARHHSHQPPTHPSHHHRPQPPSLGNTYILPRDSQVGPDVKSEAAPKRALYESVFGSGEMCGPSSPKRLCIRPSEPVDAVVVVSVKHDPLPLLPEANGHRSSNSPTIVSPAIVSPTQDSRPNMSRPLITRSPASPLNNQGIPTPAQLTKSNAPVHIDVGGHMYTSSLATLTKYPESRTTLCYMKRQNISSSSPCCWRWKDGSRTEKVAACQGPASASWCAWPQTSERGSRSAETSP